The Acidobacteriota bacterium genome window below encodes:
- a CDS encoding insulinase family protein: MVEDVRNIHREVLPNGLIVLTEQMPHLRSVSIGIWVKSGSRDETAEHNGISHFVEHMVFKGTSSRTAEDIARQIDSLGGNMDAFTAKECVCFNVKVLDEHMPIAFDVLSDLVLHPVFDAKDIVRERGVIMEEIKMDEDNPDYLVHEIFTQSFWQDHPLGKPILGTKETVRNFEQPLLLDYYAQRFAPGNLIISAAGNVDHAQFVEMVKSRFQALKPVANGFHGPAPAITARINMRNKKALEQVQICVGVPSYHISHAGRYVSYILNTLLGGGMSSRLFQNIRERQGLAYSIYSDLNPYRDTGCLSVYAGTSIESASNVVESVVEEFRRLKGDAVPADELRRAKDQLKGSLMLSLESTTARMSNLARQEMYFDHFVGLDEIIDRIEAVEAGDLQAYANESFQTDSVAVTVLGNLGGLKISREQLAC, from the coding sequence ATGGTCGAAGACGTTCGCAACATCCATCGCGAGGTATTGCCCAACGGTCTGATCGTGCTGACCGAGCAGATGCCCCATCTGCGCTCGGTCTCGATCGGCATCTGGGTGAAGTCGGGGTCGCGCGATGAGACGGCCGAGCACAACGGCATCTCGCACTTCGTGGAGCACATGGTGTTCAAGGGCACCAGCTCGCGGACGGCGGAAGACATCGCCCGGCAGATCGATTCCCTCGGCGGCAACATGGACGCCTTCACCGCCAAAGAGTGTGTGTGCTTCAACGTGAAGGTGCTCGATGAGCATATGCCCATCGCCTTCGACGTGCTCAGCGACCTGGTGCTGCATCCCGTGTTCGACGCGAAAGATATCGTGCGCGAGCGCGGCGTGATCATGGAAGAGATCAAGATGGATGAGGACAATCCCGATTACCTCGTCCACGAGATCTTCACGCAAAGCTTCTGGCAGGATCACCCCCTGGGCAAGCCCATCCTGGGGACGAAAGAGACGGTGCGGAACTTCGAGCAGCCGCTGCTGCTCGACTACTACGCCCAGCGCTTTGCTCCCGGGAACCTGATCATCTCGGCGGCCGGGAACGTGGACCACGCACAGTTCGTGGAGATGGTGAAGAGCCGGTTCCAGGCACTGAAACCGGTGGCTAACGGCTTTCACGGCCCAGCGCCGGCGATCACCGCGCGCATCAATATGCGCAACAAGAAGGCGCTCGAGCAGGTACAGATCTGCGTGGGCGTGCCTTCCTACCACATCTCGCACGCGGGCCGGTACGTGTCTTACATCCTGAACACGCTGCTCGGCGGCGGCATGAGCTCGCGCCTCTTTCAGAATATCCGCGAGCGCCAGGGGTTGGCGTACTCCATCTACAGCGACCTGAATCCGTACCGCGATACCGGATGCCTCTCGGTGTACGCCGGCACGTCGATCGAGTCGGCGTCGAACGTGGTCGAATCGGTGGTCGAGGAGTTCCGCAGGTTGAAGGGTGACGCCGTGCCCGCAGATGAGTTGCGCCGCGCCAAGGACCAGCTCAAAGGCTCGCTGATGTTGAGCCTGGAATCCACCACCGCGCGGATGTCGAACCTTGCCCGGCAGGAGATGTACTTCGACCACTTTGTCGGGCTCGACGAGATCATCGATCGCATCGAGGCGGTCGAGGCCGGCGACTTGCAGGCCTACGCGAATGAGTCGTTCCAGACCGACTCTGTCGCCGTAACCGTGCTCGGAAACCTTGGCGGCCTGAAGATCTCGCGCGAACAGTTAGCCTGCTGA